The following proteins are co-located in the Bacillota bacterium genome:
- a CDS encoding cell wall metabolism sensor histidine kinase WalK, translating into MRSIQGKMVILYILLVLVAMEIIGVQLVQRLQNYYDQNFRTTLETQANLLAGFAARYFAGEQSEAYLGDLVDDFRLQTGAQITVVDAGGMLLAASGSQREQLGKRLLEPHIIRALSGVPTAEVRRETEQRARTLYLAVPVKRGSEVVGAVGLSSSLDEVDRTLSEIKGIFLKATATALAATAALGFALARTITRPIQEVTNQAEAIAGGDFGEPVTVYSQDEVGQLAAMFNYLRERLQENLSALSQEKEKVEAVLANLSDGVVALDPAGKIALINPAALRLLQSTQQADQMVGRPWTEAFSELDFKPGLEQAAAKNTIIQLEDEYKRERILRVHVAPFSTDIVEPGLIITLQDITDEQRLESMRRDFVANVSHELRTPLTTVKSYVETVLDEEETLEPKLRRRFLTVVNEEVDRMTRLVRDLLQLAQLDAGQAQINRQIVYLPDLAQKVMDRFRVQTQRSQIAIEFHAAQAVPPVSADRDRLDQVLANLISNAVKFTPPGGRIQVSVTAAADAMVKTTICDSGTGIPAEDQPRIFERFYRVDKARSRSLGGTGLGLSIAQQIIEAHGGRIQLASVVGEGTTVSFILPAASHPVGGKGAESRDQDGA; encoded by the coding sequence TTGAGAAGCATCCAGGGGAAAATGGTTATTTTGTATATTCTCCTGGTTTTGGTGGCCATGGAGATTATCGGTGTCCAGCTAGTGCAGCGGCTGCAGAATTACTATGACCAAAACTTCCGCACCACCTTGGAGACCCAGGCCAACCTGTTGGCTGGCTTTGCCGCTCGCTATTTTGCCGGTGAGCAGAGCGAAGCCTATTTAGGCGATTTAGTGGACGACTTTCGCCTGCAAACCGGAGCCCAGATCACAGTGGTGGACGCCGGCGGCATGCTGCTGGCGGCCAGCGGCAGCCAGCGCGAACAACTGGGAAAGCGTCTGCTTGAGCCGCATATTATCCGAGCTTTAAGCGGTGTTCCCACAGCCGAGGTGCGGCGGGAAACCGAACAACGGGCTCGGACTTTGTATTTGGCCGTTCCGGTCAAGCGGGGAAGTGAAGTAGTGGGAGCCGTAGGGCTCAGTTCTTCCCTGGATGAAGTGGATCGCACCTTAAGCGAGATTAAAGGGATTTTTCTCAAGGCCACGGCCACGGCTTTGGCAGCCACGGCGGCCTTGGGTTTTGCTTTAGCCCGTACCATTACCAGGCCGATCCAAGAAGTTACCAACCAAGCTGAGGCCATTGCCGGCGGTGATTTTGGCGAGCCGGTGACAGTATATTCCCAGGATGAAGTCGGTCAACTGGCAGCAATGTTCAACTATCTGCGTGAGCGCCTGCAGGAGAACTTGAGCGCTCTGTCCCAGGAGAAAGAAAAAGTGGAAGCGGTACTGGCTAACCTCAGCGACGGAGTGGTGGCTCTTGATCCAGCCGGTAAGATCGCCCTTATCAACCCGGCTGCCCTGCGCCTGCTCCAGTCCACGCAACAGGCCGACCAGATGGTGGGCCGGCCCTGGACTGAAGCTTTTTCCGAGCTAGACTTTAAACCGGGCCTGGAGCAAGCCGCCGCAAAAAACACCATTATCCAGTTGGAAGACGAGTACAAGCGTGAGCGCATCCTGCGGGTTCATGTGGCTCCGTTTAGCACTGATATAGTAGAGCCCGGTCTGATCATCACTCTGCAGGACATCACCGACGAGCAGCGGCTGGAGTCTATGCGGCGCGATTTTGTCGCCAATGTGTCCCATGAGCTGCGAACGCCGTTAACCACGGTAAAAAGCTATGTGGAGACGGTGTTAGACGAGGAAGAAACCCTGGAGCCAAAACTCAGACGTCGTTTTCTCACCGTGGTCAACGAGGAAGTGGATCGCATGACCCGGCTGGTGCGCGACCTGTTGCAGCTGGCGCAGCTGGACGCTGGACAAGCCCAGATCAACAGACAAATAGTCTATTTACCCGACCTGGCCCAGAAAGTGATGGATCGCTTTCGGGTTCAGACCCAGCGCAGCCAGATAGCCATTGAGTTTCATGCTGCCCAGGCAGTGCCGCCGGTGTCTGCCGATCGGGACCGCTTAGATCAAGTCTTGGCTAATCTAATCAGCAACGCCGTCAAGTTTACCCCACCCGGAGGCCGGATCCAAGTATCGGTGACAGCCGCGGCTGACGCTATGGTTAAGACCACTATTTGTGATAGCGGCACCGGTATTCCGGCTGAAGATCAGCCGCGCATCTTCGAGCGTTTCTACCGGGTGGACAAAGCGCGTTCGCGCTCCTTAGGCGGGACGGGCTTAGGTTTATCCATCGCTCAGCAGATTATCGAGGCCCACGGCGGCCGGATCCAGTTGGCCAGCGTGGTGGGTGAGGGAACCACAGTCAGTTTCATTTTACCAGCTGCTTCCCACCCTGTGGGTGGGAAGGGAGCCGAAAGCAGGGATCAAGATGGTGCTTGA